From Pandoraea norimbergensis, the proteins below share one genomic window:
- a CDS encoding NAD(P)H-dependent flavin oxidoreductase, protein MALPKILQNLALPVVASPMFIVSYPELVLAQCKAGIVGSFPALNAREPQILEDWLARITEELASFKAANPDAVVGPLAVNQIVHQSNQRLEHDVRVCVEHRVPIFITSLRAPPKEVLDAVHSYGGIVLHDVINLRHANKALEAGVDGLILVAAGAGGHAGTLSPFALVGEVRKIFDGPLVLSGSIANGGSILAAQAMGADLAYIGTRFIASSEANASDSYKQAIVDASANDIVYTNLFTGVSGNYIRQSIVNAGLDPDDLPTADKTAMNFAKAKAWKDIWGAGQGVGLMDDVRPAAEIVARLKQEYDETRQRLAR, encoded by the coding sequence ATGGCGCTTCCCAAGATTCTGCAAAACCTGGCACTGCCCGTCGTGGCCTCGCCAATGTTCATCGTGAGCTATCCGGAACTGGTGCTCGCGCAGTGCAAGGCCGGCATCGTCGGTTCGTTCCCCGCGCTCAACGCGCGCGAGCCGCAGATCCTCGAAGACTGGCTCGCCCGCATTACCGAAGAACTCGCGTCGTTCAAGGCGGCAAACCCCGATGCCGTCGTCGGCCCGCTCGCCGTCAACCAGATCGTGCATCAGTCGAACCAGCGGCTGGAACACGATGTGCGCGTGTGTGTCGAGCATCGCGTGCCGATCTTCATCACGAGCCTGCGTGCGCCGCCCAAAGAAGTGCTCGACGCGGTGCACAGCTACGGCGGCATCGTGCTGCACGACGTCATCAACCTGCGCCATGCGAACAAAGCCCTCGAAGCGGGCGTGGACGGGCTGATTCTCGTCGCGGCCGGTGCGGGTGGCCACGCGGGCACGCTCTCCCCGTTCGCGCTCGTGGGTGAAGTGCGCAAGATTTTCGATGGTCCGCTCGTGCTCTCCGGCTCGATTGCCAACGGCGGTTCGATTCTCGCGGCGCAGGCGATGGGCGCCGACCTCGCGTATATCGGCACACGCTTCATCGCGTCGAGCGAAGCCAATGCGAGCGACAGCTACAAGCAGGCCATCGTCGATGCCAGCGCCAACGACATCGTCTACACGAACCTCTTCACCGGGGTATCCGGCAACTACATTCGCCAGAGCATCGTGAATGCCGGGCTCGATCCCGATGACCTGCCCACCGCCGACAAGACCGCGATGAACTTCGCCAAGGCGAAGGCGTGGAAAGATATCTGGGGTGCGGGCCAAGGCGTGGGTCTGATGGACGATGTGCGTCCGGCCGCCGAGATCGTGGCCCGTCTCAAACAGGAATACGACGAGACTCGCCAACGTCTCGCGCGCTGA
- a CDS encoding MBL fold metallo-hydrolase, protein MTSLVPTALSGLPGLPNEMRVFERGWLSSNNILFLGDEPALVDSGYVSHAAQTIALVEHALPAGQPLARLINTHLHSDHCGGNAALQAQYGCRTWVPAAEADPVRHWDEERLSYRATGQQCTRFTFDDTLSPGDAVTLGEREWLVLGAPGHDPHALMLYSAADGILISADALWERGFGVIFPELDGESGFAEQAAVLDLIEQLDVSLVIPGHGKPFDDINGALDAARSRLDYLRSDPARNARNALKVLIVFRLMAETEMTCAALKTTLDTARAWRGAAAMLAPPSAWPELLDTLIAELAKAGALRHDAALGKLYSV, encoded by the coding sequence ATGACTTCGCTTGTTCCAACCGCGCTGTCCGGCCTTCCCGGCTTGCCCAATGAGATGCGTGTCTTCGAGCGCGGCTGGCTCTCCTCGAACAACATTCTGTTTCTCGGCGACGAGCCTGCGTTGGTCGACAGCGGCTACGTCTCGCATGCCGCCCAGACCATTGCGCTCGTCGAGCACGCGCTGCCTGCCGGTCAGCCGCTCGCGCGCCTGATCAACACGCATTTGCACTCGGACCATTGCGGTGGCAATGCCGCTTTGCAGGCGCAGTATGGTTGCCGCACCTGGGTACCCGCCGCCGAGGCCGATCCGGTCCGGCATTGGGATGAAGAGCGTCTGTCCTACCGCGCCACGGGTCAGCAGTGCACCCGCTTCACGTTCGACGACACGCTCTCGCCGGGCGACGCCGTGACACTCGGCGAGCGCGAATGGCTCGTCCTCGGCGCCCCCGGACATGATCCGCATGCGCTCATGCTGTACAGCGCCGCCGACGGCATCCTGATCTCGGCCGACGCCCTATGGGAACGCGGCTTCGGCGTGATCTTCCCCGAACTCGACGGCGAGTCGGGATTCGCAGAACAAGCGGCGGTACTCGATCTCATCGAGCAGCTCGACGTCTCGCTGGTCATTCCCGGACACGGCAAGCCGTTCGACGATATCAACGGTGCGCTCGACGCCGCGCGCAGCCGGCTCGACTACTTGCGCAGCGACCCGGCGCGCAACGCCCGCAACGCGCTCAAGGTGCTGATCGTGTTCCGGCTGATGGCCGAGACAGAGATGACATGCGCCGCGCTGAAGACAACGCTCGATACGGCGCGCGCGTGGCGAGGTGCCGCCGCGATGCTGGCGCCGCCGTCCGCATGGCCGGAATTGCTCGACACGCTCATCGCTGAACTGGCCAAGGCCGGTGCCCTGCGCCACGACGCGGCGCTGGGCAAGTTGTATTCGGTGTGA
- a CDS encoding MaoC family dehydratase: MGKIVTVGESFSATHAFTPSSIREFSTLAHDLNPLHHDAEYAAADPRFGGLISSGTQQMSYLAALLATHYSKTAQPLGLEFDMKLRRAVRAGDDITVRWTVTDSQWKEKLAGDIVSLDGEAVNQRGETVIAATAKILVCAKPEIRS, translated from the coding sequence ATGGGAAAAATCGTTACTGTCGGCGAATCGTTCAGCGCGACGCACGCGTTCACGCCGTCATCGATCCGCGAGTTCTCGACGCTCGCTCACGATCTGAACCCGCTGCATCACGATGCCGAATACGCCGCGGCCGATCCGCGCTTTGGCGGCCTGATCTCGTCGGGTACGCAGCAAATGTCGTATCTCGCGGCGCTGCTCGCCACGCATTACTCGAAGACCGCGCAGCCGCTCGGGCTGGAGTTCGACATGAAGTTGCGCCGCGCTGTGCGCGCAGGTGACGACATCACCGTGCGCTGGACGGTCACCGACAGCCAATGGAAAGAGAAGCTCGCAGGCGACATCGTCTCGCTCGACGGCGAGGCAGTGAATCAACGCGGTGAGACCGTGATTGCCGCCACGGCGAAGATTCTCGTGTGCGCAAAACCAGAGATACGTTCATGA
- a CDS encoding DUF1289 domain-containing protein — translation MTLPRAITASDDVPSPCTNICRMNPATGWCSGCWRTLAEIAAWSSMAADDKRHVWSLLPVRRAEHTEPPVVHRRVRANEVDEVDTARAEVVDNHGGNTDPR, via the coding sequence ATGACACTCCCGCGCGCGATTACCGCGTCGGATGACGTGCCGTCCCCGTGCACCAACATCTGCCGCATGAACCCTGCGACCGGCTGGTGCTCGGGCTGCTGGCGCACGCTCGCAGAAATTGCCGCCTGGTCGAGCATGGCCGCCGACGACAAGCGTCATGTGTGGTCGCTGCTGCCGGTGCGGCGCGCCGAGCACACCGAGCCACCTGTCGTGCATCGCCGTGTTCGGGCCAACGAGGTTGATGAAGTCGATACGGCCCGTGCTGAAGTCGTCGACAACCACGGCGGCAACACCGATCCCCGTTAG
- a CDS encoding thioesterase family protein codes for MPSPELVPGLTFEWTYRVPKKAVVPELYDDVELCRDMPAVLATGYLAGILECACLQAIRPYLDWPREQSLGTLVSFSHLAATPAGDTLRIHGKLVDVTGRTLRFEVAAWDGLDKVSAGIHERVIVDQERFQTKLRAKADKLGLPL; via the coding sequence ATGCCGAGTCCGGAACTTGTCCCTGGTCTGACATTCGAGTGGACCTACCGGGTACCCAAGAAGGCGGTGGTGCCCGAACTCTACGACGACGTGGAACTGTGTCGCGACATGCCCGCCGTGCTCGCCACCGGCTATCTCGCCGGCATTCTCGAATGCGCGTGTCTTCAGGCGATTCGTCCGTATCTTGATTGGCCACGCGAGCAGTCCCTCGGCACACTCGTGTCGTTCTCGCATCTCGCGGCCACCCCGGCGGGCGACACGTTGCGCATTCACGGCAAGCTGGTCGACGTCACCGGCCGTACGCTGCGCTTCGAAGTCGCCGCGTGGGACGGCCTCGACAAGGTGAGCGCAGGCATCCACGAGCGCGTGATCGTCGATCAGGAAAGATTTCAAACCAAGCTGCGCGCAAAAGCCGACAAGCTCGGCTTACCGCTATAG
- a CDS encoding YbaK/EbsC family protein, with the protein MSQTPHQTPQIAAPADEQDLPDGARHVARLLAGMGHDQSIVLLPATGKTSAEAAAGLGCEVAQIAKSIIFRRAADDTPVLVIASGVNRVDEKKVAAQVGALARADAKFVKEKTGYSIGGVSPIGHVVSPVTLIDEDLLKLASLWAAAGHPHAVFNLTPKQLVAMTGAPVVDVALRD; encoded by the coding sequence ATGAGCCAGACACCGCACCAGACGCCTCAAATCGCTGCCCCTGCCGATGAGCAGGATCTCCCCGACGGCGCACGCCACGTCGCACGCCTGCTCGCCGGCATGGGGCACGATCAATCGATCGTGCTGCTGCCGGCCACCGGCAAGACGTCTGCCGAAGCCGCTGCGGGGTTGGGCTGCGAAGTTGCGCAGATCGCCAAGTCGATCATCTTCCGCCGTGCCGCCGACGACACGCCCGTGCTGGTCATTGCCAGCGGCGTCAATCGCGTGGACGAGAAGAAGGTCGCCGCACAAGTCGGTGCGCTCGCCCGCGCCGACGCCAAATTCGTCAAGGAAAAGACGGGTTACTCGATTGGCGGCGTGAGCCCTATCGGCCATGTGGTCTCGCCGGTCACGCTGATCGACGAAGACCTGCTCAAACTTGCCAGCCTCTGGGCGGCTGCCGGCCACCCGCACGCCGTGTTCAACCTGACACCGAAGCAACTCGTCGCCATGACGGGCGCACCGGTCGTGGACGTCGCGCTGCGGGACTGA
- a CDS encoding hydroxymethylglutaryl-CoA lyase, protein MTQPQLPQLPRRVKVVEVGPRDGLQNEKQLVPADVKIALVDQLSAAGFANVETTSFVSPKWVPQMADGAEVMEGIQRHPGTIYSVLTPNMRGFEGAVAAKADEVVIFGAASEAFSQRNINCSIEESIERFAPVARAAKDAGLRLRGSISCALGCPYQGEVPIASVVDVVKRMAALGCDEIDIADTIGVGTPTRTREVMEACARAFAIERLSGHFHDTYGQATANIYAALLSGISIFHSSVAGLGGCPYAKGATGNVATEDVLYLLHGLGIETGIDLDAVVRTGDFISKSIGRTNASRVGRAMLAKMQDAATAAA, encoded by the coding sequence ATGACCCAGCCTCAACTGCCTCAATTGCCGCGACGCGTGAAAGTGGTCGAAGTCGGCCCGCGTGACGGTCTTCAGAACGAGAAGCAACTCGTCCCCGCCGACGTGAAGATTGCGCTGGTCGATCAACTCTCGGCCGCCGGTTTTGCGAACGTGGAGACGACCTCGTTCGTCTCGCCGAAGTGGGTGCCGCAGATGGCCGACGGCGCCGAGGTGATGGAGGGCATTCAACGCCACCCCGGCACGATCTATTCGGTGCTGACGCCGAACATGCGCGGCTTTGAAGGTGCTGTTGCCGCCAAGGCCGACGAAGTGGTGATTTTCGGCGCCGCCAGCGAAGCCTTCTCGCAACGCAACATCAATTGTTCGATCGAAGAAAGTATTGAGCGCTTCGCGCCGGTCGCACGCGCCGCAAAAGACGCGGGCCTGCGCCTGCGCGGCAGCATCTCATGCGCACTCGGTTGCCCGTATCAGGGCGAAGTGCCGATCGCGAGCGTGGTCGACGTGGTAAAGCGCATGGCCGCGCTCGGCTGCGACGAGATCGACATCGCCGACACCATCGGCGTGGGCACGCCGACGCGCACCCGTGAAGTCATGGAAGCCTGTGCGCGTGCGTTCGCCATCGAACGCCTGTCCGGTCACTTCCACGACACGTACGGACAAGCCACGGCCAACATCTACGCTGCGTTGCTCTCGGGCATCTCGATTTTCCACTCGTCCGTGGCCGGCCTCGGCGGCTGCCCGTATGCCAAGGGCGCGACGGGTAACGTCGCCACCGAAGACGTGCTGTATCTGCTGCACGGCCTGGGGATCGAGACAGGGATCGACCTCGACGCCGTCGTACGCACGGGCGACTTCATTTCGAAGTCCATCGGCCGCACCAACGCCTCGCGCGTCGGCCGGGCGATGCTCGCCAAGATGCAAGACGCCGCGACGGCTGCGGCCTGA
- a CDS encoding 2-hydroxyacid dehydrogenase, which translates to MDILIFSPDGKTAPYEAGIAEHLPHANIRSWQPGDSAPADYLVLWKPNAEVLQPRANLKAIFNMGAGVDGVLGTRGEGADRLPAGVPLVRLEDAGMADQMAQYVSAAALRYFRRLDEFDAFQAQGQWKFLKPNRLADFPVAVLGYGTLGAHVAKALASFGFPVRAWSRSQRDDDGGITLHHGDAGFDACVSGARILVNLLPLTPQTVDVLNASLFAKLATGAFLINVARGAHLVDDDLLAALDSGQIAGATLDVFRTEPLPAEHPFWRAPRVTVTPHISALTLRDETVAQIAGKIAALERGETITGIVDLTRGY; encoded by the coding sequence ATGGATATCCTGATCTTTTCGCCCGACGGCAAGACTGCCCCGTATGAAGCGGGCATCGCCGAACACCTGCCGCACGCCAACATCCGTAGCTGGCAACCGGGCGACAGCGCCCCGGCCGACTATCTGGTGCTCTGGAAGCCGAACGCCGAGGTGTTGCAACCCCGCGCCAACCTGAAAGCCATCTTCAATATGGGCGCCGGTGTCGACGGCGTACTCGGTACGCGCGGCGAAGGCGCAGACCGCCTGCCCGCCGGTGTGCCGCTCGTGCGCCTCGAAGACGCCGGCATGGCCGATCAGATGGCGCAATACGTCAGCGCCGCCGCGCTGCGCTACTTCCGCCGTCTCGACGAATTCGACGCGTTTCAGGCGCAAGGTCAGTGGAAGTTTCTCAAACCGAACCGCCTCGCCGATTTTCCCGTCGCCGTTCTCGGCTACGGCACGCTCGGTGCGCACGTGGCGAAGGCCCTCGCGAGCTTCGGCTTCCCGGTGCGCGCATGGAGCCGCAGCCAGCGTGACGACGACGGCGGCATCACCCTGCATCATGGCGACGCGGGCTTCGATGCCTGCGTCTCGGGGGCCCGCATCCTCGTCAATCTGCTGCCGCTCACCCCGCAAACCGTCGACGTCCTTAACGCCAGCCTGTTCGCCAAACTGGCCACGGGCGCGTTCCTGATCAACGTGGCGCGCGGTGCGCATCTGGTGGACGACGACCTGCTCGCCGCACTCGACAGCGGGCAGATTGCCGGCGCCACGCTCGATGTGTTCCGCACCGAGCCGCTGCCGGCCGAGCATCCGTTCTGGCGTGCGCCGCGCGTGACGGTCACGCCCCATATTTCCGCCCTCACGCTGCGCGACGAAACGGTGGCACAGATCGCCGGCAAGATCGCCGCGCTCGAGCGTGGTGAAACCATCACAGGCATCGTCGACCTGACGCGCGGGTACTGA
- a CDS encoding YaeQ family protein, protein MALKATIYKAEVQITDLDRHYYATHNLTLARHPSETDERMMVRLLAFMLYAAERLSFGKGISTADEPDLWELDYGDDIVRWIDVGQPDARRLIKAAGRAEHVDVIAYGGKPAAIWWQATETQITRLSNLTVRMLDEASAEALTALAARSMRLQCTLQDGEVWIADDSHNFAVNLTTLREAKRD, encoded by the coding sequence ATGGCACTCAAAGCCACCATTTATAAGGCCGAGGTGCAAATCACCGACCTCGATCGTCACTACTACGCCACCCACAACCTGACCCTGGCCCGCCACCCGTCGGAGACCGACGAGCGGATGATGGTGCGCCTGCTCGCCTTCATGCTCTATGCAGCGGAGCGTCTGTCGTTCGGCAAGGGTATTTCGACGGCGGACGAACCCGATCTGTGGGAACTCGATTACGGCGACGATATCGTGCGCTGGATCGACGTCGGCCAACCCGACGCGCGACGCCTCATCAAGGCCGCCGGCCGGGCGGAACACGTCGACGTCATCGCCTACGGCGGCAAGCCGGCTGCCATCTGGTGGCAAGCGACCGAAACCCAGATCACTCGCCTCTCGAATCTGACCGTGCGCATGCTCGACGAAGCCTCGGCCGAAGCCCTGACCGCGCTTGCCGCACGCAGCATGCGTCTGCAATGCACGCTTCAGGACGGGGAAGTCTGGATCGCGGACGACAGCCACAACTTCGCCGTGAACCTCACCACGCTGCGCGAAGCCAAGCGAGACTGA
- a CDS encoding alpha/beta fold hydrolase, protein MPAPIPQTIDVNGYPMAYVETPAPDDAVGAPLVLVHGSLCDLRYFKPNMAPLGQRRRVISVSLRHYWPEAWDGHEGTFSGEQHAEDLAAFITALDVGPVHVLGHSRGGYVALRTALLAPDTVRSLILADPGVEISGGPVQVPLDSERGNFREQALAAIEAGDIDGGLAIFIDTVSGPDTWRRMVPWFKQMVRDNARTLIGQVAEPRTPLPIDALGALHAPVLLMGGAESPAPYPDVLNALAYAMPDARRMLIQDASHGMNLANPIAFHLAVEAFLGND, encoded by the coding sequence ATGCCGGCCCCTATCCCGCAAACGATCGACGTCAACGGCTACCCGATGGCGTATGTCGAAACGCCAGCCCCCGACGATGCCGTCGGCGCACCCCTCGTGCTGGTTCATGGCTCGCTTTGCGATCTGCGCTATTTCAAGCCGAACATGGCACCGCTGGGGCAACGCCGGCGCGTCATCTCGGTGAGCCTGCGCCACTACTGGCCTGAAGCATGGGATGGTCACGAAGGCACGTTCTCCGGCGAGCAACATGCGGAAGATCTCGCAGCGTTCATCACGGCGCTCGATGTCGGTCCGGTGCATGTGCTGGGCCACTCGCGCGGCGGCTATGTTGCCCTGCGCACGGCGCTACTGGCGCCCGATACGGTTCGTTCGTTGATTCTGGCCGACCCGGGGGTGGAAATCAGTGGTGGCCCCGTTCAGGTGCCGCTCGACAGCGAGCGCGGCAACTTCCGCGAACAGGCGCTGGCCGCCATTGAAGCCGGCGATATCGACGGCGGACTCGCCATCTTCATCGACACGGTCAGTGGTCCGGACACATGGCGCCGCATGGTGCCGTGGTTCAAACAGATGGTGAGGGACAACGCCCGGACGTTGATCGGGCAGGTGGCCGAGCCGCGCACGCCGCTGCCCATCGATGCGCTGGGCGCGTTGCACGCCCCGGTGTTGCTTATGGGGGGGGCGGAGAGCCCGGCACCCTATCCCGATGTGCTCAATGCACTGGCCTATGCCATGCCTGACGCGCGCCGCATGTTGATTCAGGATGCCTCGCACGGCATGAATCTGGCCAATCCGATCGCTTTTCATCTTGCCGTGGAGGCGTTCCTCGGGAACGACTAA
- a CDS encoding helix-turn-helix domain-containing protein: MDSNLFRFGRHLAGLRKKYNWAQDKLALESGLARSYLSGVERGKRNISLRNICILADTLGLPPHELLAFDGAHATAADGTMSIPCDPYPSLNRAMQKLSDRDQAWMADLVRTLSLRLGHGLLREE; encoded by the coding sequence ATGGACTCCAATTTATTCAGATTCGGCAGACATCTTGCCGGCTTACGCAAGAAATATAACTGGGCGCAGGACAAGCTCGCACTGGAAAGCGGGCTCGCCCGTTCATATCTCAGTGGCGTGGAACGCGGCAAGCGCAACATCTCGTTACGCAATATCTGCATTCTGGCGGACACGCTCGGGTTGCCGCCGCACGAATTGCTCGCGTTCGATGGCGCGCACGCAACGGCCGCCGACGGCACGATGTCGATCCCCTGCGACCCGTATCCGTCGCTCAACCGGGCCATGCAGAAATTATCGGATCGCGATCAGGCGTGGATGGCCGATCTTGTGCGCACGCTCAGCCTGCGTCTGGGGCATGGCCTGTTGCGCGAAGAGTGA
- a CDS encoding helix-turn-helix domain-containing protein: MQTNPLALFGDHLAHLRKARGWSQEKLALESGLARSYVSGIERGRRNVALVNICVLADTLGVPTSEMLRFSQAIAGTDTAAINAGRTPLPQISRSLGRLENRDQVWLAEIIRSLSSRLSHANVPDAASSIDHGVDPDFDGNLDGHRPTSIAADNDAAYLDEDDEAGEGQVERTRGSDRDGERSDIDDDTVDTLRTPVIEPRFDHRHPTPHQATATEHGFRASGDHAPPVREPEGNRPIVHDVSRDTDHDDAQRSPAVDEE; this comes from the coding sequence ATGCAAACGAATCCACTCGCGCTGTTTGGAGACCATCTGGCGCACTTGCGTAAAGCACGTGGCTGGTCGCAGGAAAAGCTTGCCCTCGAGAGCGGTCTGGCCCGCTCGTACGTCAGCGGCATCGAGCGTGGCCGGCGCAATGTCGCGCTCGTGAATATCTGCGTGCTTGCCGACACGCTCGGTGTGCCCACGTCCGAGATGCTGCGGTTCTCGCAAGCGATCGCCGGTACCGACACTGCTGCCATCAACGCCGGACGCACGCCACTGCCGCAAATCAGCCGCTCGCTCGGGCGGCTCGAAAACCGCGATCAGGTCTGGCTCGCGGAAATCATTCGCAGTCTGAGTTCACGGTTGAGCCACGCCAACGTGCCGGACGCCGCGTCGAGCATCGATCACGGCGTCGACCCGGATTTCGACGGAAACCTCGACGGACACCGCCCAACATCCATCGCCGCCGACAACGATGCCGCCTATCTCGATGAAGACGACGAAGCGGGCGAGGGTCAGGTCGAGCGGACCCGAGGGAGTGACCGTGATGGTGAGCGTAGCGACATCGACGACGACACGGTCGATACCCTTCGTACCCCGGTCATCGAACCGCGCTTCGACCATCGTCACCCGACACCGCATCAGGCCACTGCGACAGAGCACGGATTTCGCGCGTCTGGTGACCATGCGCCGCCCGTTCGAGAGCCCGAAGGCAATCGCCCGATAGTGCACGACGTCTCACGTGACACCGATCACGACGACGCACAACGCTCCCCCGCAGTCGACGAGGAATGA
- a CDS encoding DMT family transporter encodes MSNFILPLIAVLIWSANVIVNKLAVGHIFPAEIAFLRWFAAALILTPFALPILWRRRQQFLPHIAQYATLGVLGMAIYQGLAYSAAHYTSATNMGIILSLLPLTTLTLAVVVLGDVLTAGAVAGGLLSIFGVLFVVGHGSITHLADQGIGVGDAMMFFAMLAYAIYCVLLRKWHLPLAPLPSLYAQIVFAVVALLPFYLASQKAGISMDNLPELAFATIPVSIAAPFIWMIGVARIGPRRATVVINLVPIFTALIAAFGLGEQLAIYHLAGGALILAGVALGEFWHLPIRKSRELAPKLQ; translated from the coding sequence ATGTCCAATTTCATCCTGCCGTTGATTGCCGTCCTCATCTGGTCGGCCAACGTGATCGTCAACAAACTCGCCGTCGGGCATATCTTTCCCGCCGAAATCGCGTTCCTGCGCTGGTTTGCCGCCGCATTGATCCTCACGCCGTTCGCGTTGCCGATACTCTGGCGTCGCCGCCAGCAGTTTCTGCCCCATATCGCGCAATACGCCACGCTTGGGGTGCTCGGCATGGCGATCTATCAAGGTCTCGCCTACTCGGCGGCGCACTACACCAGCGCCACCAACATGGGGATCATTCTGTCGCTGCTGCCGCTCACCACGCTCACGCTGGCTGTGGTGGTGTTGGGCGACGTACTCACTGCCGGCGCCGTCGCCGGCGGTCTGCTGTCGATCTTCGGCGTGCTGTTCGTCGTGGGTCACGGCTCGATCACCCATCTGGCCGATCAGGGCATCGGCGTCGGCGACGCGATGATGTTCTTCGCCATGCTCGCTTATGCGATCTACTGCGTGCTGCTCCGCAAATGGCACCTGCCGCTCGCGCCGCTGCCGTCGTTGTACGCACAGATCGTCTTTGCCGTCGTTGCGCTGCTGCCCTTCTACCTCGCGTCGCAGAAGGCCGGCATCTCGATGGACAATCTGCCGGAACTGGCTTTCGCCACCATTCCCGTTTCCATTGCCGCACCCTTCATCTGGATGATCGGTGTCGCCCGTATCGGACCGCGACGCGCGACCGTCGTCATCAATCTGGTGCCGATTTTCACGGCGCTGATTGCAGCATTCGGCCTCGGCGAACAGCTCGCGATCTATCACCTCGCAGGCGGTGCCCTCATTCTGGCCGGTGTCGCCTTGGGCGAGTTCTGGCACCTGCCGATCCGGAAATCCCGAGAACTGGCGCCGAAATTGCAATAA
- a CDS encoding diguanylate cyclase: protein MVSASPQGRPVQADGSPQRRNAASSFGVDSAVAGKGKRFVRRIYRLRTIGLAIGFFCVAGVFYRHDPPIASWLWALLIFNGFVWPHVACALALSRPVPYRAERWNLLIDSAFGGFWVAAMHFNLLPSVVVLAMMSMDNISAGGVRLFLQGVLANVAGVLVGIALLGFAWAPASDTFNVITCLPMIILYPIALGKVTYDLAQKLANRSREMEYLSQHDGLTGLLNRRAWEQRLADIHTHCAATGQPACLVLMDLDHFKRINDTLGHAAGDTALRRFSGLLRQRLRDIDAVGRYGGEEFGAVLVNTGGVAGQDLMHHLLADLRARVAQAEAQLQMQMPDTDGQSLSLAECTVSIGLVPFSMSFDSPQAWLQQADRALYRAKRDGRDGMVVFEASSPDR, encoded by the coding sequence ATGGTGTCAGCAAGTCCACAAGGTCGTCCGGTACAAGCCGACGGCTCGCCACAGCGTCGTAATGCGGCGTCTTCTTTCGGGGTTGATTCTGCCGTCGCGGGCAAGGGCAAGCGCTTCGTGCGCCGCATCTACCGTCTGCGCACCATCGGCCTCGCGATCGGCTTCTTCTGCGTCGCCGGTGTCTTCTACCGTCACGACCCGCCCATCGCGTCCTGGCTTTGGGCGCTGCTCATCTTCAATGGCTTTGTGTGGCCCCATGTGGCCTGCGCGCTGGCGCTCTCGCGTCCGGTGCCCTATCGCGCCGAGCGCTGGAATCTGCTGATCGATTCGGCATTCGGCGGCTTCTGGGTCGCCGCGATGCATTTCAACTTGCTGCCCAGTGTGGTCGTGCTGGCGATGATGTCGATGGACAACATCAGTGCCGGCGGGGTGCGGTTGTTCTTGCAGGGGGTGCTCGCCAACGTGGCGGGCGTGCTGGTCGGCATTGCGCTGCTGGGCTTTGCGTGGGCGCCGGCGTCGGACACGTTCAATGTGATCACGTGCCTGCCGATGATCATCCTCTATCCGATCGCGCTCGGTAAGGTCACCTACGATCTCGCGCAGAAACTCGCCAATCGGTCGCGCGAGATGGAATATCTGTCACAGCACGACGGCCTCACGGGCTTGCTCAATCGCCGTGCGTGGGAGCAGCGGCTCGCAGACATTCACACACATTGCGCGGCGACGGGGCAACCGGCCTGTCTGGTGCTGATGGATCTCGACCATTTCAAGCGCATCAACGACACGCTGGGTCATGCGGCGGGCGACACGGCGTTGCGGCGCTTTTCAGGCTTGCTGCGGCAACGGCTGCGCGACATCGATGCCGTGGGCCGATATGGCGGGGAAGAGTTCGGTGCGGTGCTGGTGAACACTGGTGGCGTCGCCGGGCAGGACCTGATGCACCACCTGCTGGCGGACCTGCGCGCGCGGGTGGCACAGGCCGAAGCGCAACTACAGATGCAAATGCCGGACACGGACGGACAGTCGCTATCGCTGGCCGAGTGCACCGTCAGCATCGGCCTGGTGCCGTTCTCGATGAGCTTCGATAGCCCGCAGGCGTGGCTGCAACAGGCCGATCGCGCGCTCTATCGCGCCAAACGTGACGGGCGCGACGGCATGGTGGTGTTCGAGGCGAGTTCGCCGGACCGTTGA